ATACGGTGCGAAGTACGATACAAGTTGGTGCAGAGAACATATTAAATGCGTATTACAGTACTTATGCGGATTGGGGAAATATCCCAAGAATGGGACGTAATATTTTCACGTCTTTAAAATTGAATTTCTAAGAAAAAATGAAAAAAGTTTTTAGTATCACAATGACGATTCTGTTCCTGCTGGTTTCTTTCCAGCAGGCACTTATTGTTGTGCACTTTAAACTGAATCAAGTTGCTATAGAAAAAGAGTTTTGCGTTAACAAAGCCAAGCCAGAATTGCAATGTCATGGTAAGTGCCATTTAAAGAAAGAACTTCAAGAATCGGAAAAAAATACCGATTTAGAATTGAGAAGCATTAGCAAAAAGATTGATATTGCTTTAAACACAACTATTGAATTTCAGGTTCCACTATTAAAAACTATAACATCCAAGAAAGTGTCGATCTATAAAGAATCGGATCGATTAGAACCTTGTCTTGAAATTTTTGTACCGCCGCCTATTTTATAATTCTCTTTTCGATTAATAAAATACAATACAAAAATTAAAATCATAAAAATGCAAAATTTAAAAAAATACCTTTTATTATCAGTGGCCGCTTTGGCATTTGTTTCATGTTCAAACGATGACGATGCTCCAGCAGCAAACAATGTAACGTTGGAATTCAACAATACGTTTAAAGATAAAACAATTGTTTTGGGAGATGCAACTTCAACATCTGCGTCTACAAATACTTCAGCCGTAGGACAAGTGCATCATTTTTCTGAAGTAAAATATGTGATTAGTAATATTCGTCTAATAAAAGATGATGGAAGTGAAGTGCCTTACAACGTAAATGATTTAGACAAAGGTGCAACGGTAATAGATCAGGCAAAAGCGGCTTCATTAAGCTATGTTTTGAGCAATGTGCCTTCTGCGTCATACAAGCAGATTAAATTTGGTTTGGGTATTAAAACAGAACAAAATACACTAGACCAAACAAGATTTCCTAAGTTTTATGCAGCAGCTGGAGCCAACGACACGGCAATGATGTGGGAATGGGGTACAGGGTATCGTTTTACAAAAGTGGAAGGCTTTTATGATACAGACAATAAAGCCATGTCTATTCACACAGGAAGTACTGTTGCAGGAGAAGAAGGAGCATATAAGCAAGGTGTAAATGCATATAGAGATATTACGTTAAACCTTACTGCAAACGCAATTGTGGGTAAAAATGCTCCGAAAATTAAAATTAAAGCCGATTTCGACAAATTATTGAGCGGAAAAATCAATACCATTACTTTGTCTACAGGAACAGGAATGGGCGATAATGCGACTCCAAATGTTCATACTGCAGCGCAAATGGTAAAATTTGTAGATAATCTAGGAGGTAACGGAACAAACGACATTACAGGAATGTTTTCTATTACTAGTGTAGAAAACTAAATTATTTTTCA
The Flavobacterium humidisoli DNA segment above includes these coding regions:
- a CDS encoding MbnP family protein; translated protein: MQNLKKYLLLSVAALAFVSCSNDDDAPAANNVTLEFNNTFKDKTIVLGDATSTSASTNTSAVGQVHHFSEVKYVISNIRLIKDDGSEVPYNVNDLDKGATVIDQAKAASLSYVLSNVPSASYKQIKFGLGIKTEQNTLDQTRFPKFYAAAGANDTAMMWEWGTGYRFTKVEGFYDTDNKAMSIHTGSTVAGEEGAYKQGVNAYRDITLNLTANAIVGKNAPKIKIKADFDKLLSGKINTITLSTGTGMGDNATPNVHTAAQMVKFVDNLGGNGTNDITGMFSITSVEN